One stretch of Nitrospirota bacterium DNA includes these proteins:
- the mfd gene encoding transcription-repair coupling factor: MKTLRDIIQPVLCDIQAGHKTVEVSELWGAAKAFFLFGLQHESRRPVIIVTATEEEAETLAEDLRFFSGQKNLFTTEAAEGTTPLENPPVSPFPDKTIRGQVSKGGEINAPPLAKGGGGGFEIFLFPAWGVLPFEADSPDSRTVGERMRFLYSLISGSPGIFVAPVTSLMQKLPPWELFVDSIKTITTQTQINPDGLIAALVATGYESASLVTRVGEFSRRGGIIDFFSPLHENPVRMEFFGDAIESLREFDPETQRSTGEIREAVVLPVRELILNEKGIERFKKRLQITTDENGFTTDERINQIQQGILPPGGEFLAPFFYEMESLFHYLPVNSLFALIEPDDLKKELEDQIRKREEGRHEEKEEGRILPEVAELYLDRKGIEAGLSKFPLLNIRLLGSGAGHRMDTKSSSWLSVRLTKPIEREQREQEQRPVEGTMAGLVEKLKRLREFNRVALVCGTDEAAARLKKLFMEYGLGVALGPHLPDQQSGPWPIMAMIGRLSDGFAWQELGVALITEEEIFGRKVHSARGGTPRSKVAPFLSTFKELKPGDFVVHTDYGVGEYQGLTHLSVDEFETDFLTLRYEPDAKLYVPLYSLDKVQKYIGIEGSAPKLDKLGAPAWARTKEKARKDILEMAQQLVAIYAAREAMQRPSFSPPDNLYREFESAFPYEETPDQQKAIEDVLADMQRPRPMDRVVCGDVGYGKTEVALRAAFKAVEDGYQAAVLVPTTLLADQHFRTFSQRLAPFSVRVDMLSRFRTKAEQKETLKGLKSGTVDMVIGTHRLIQKDILFKNLGLLVVDEEHKFGVKHKERIKEFKKLVDVLTLTATPIPRTLHMSLAGIRDLSIIQTPPLDRQAIQVVLARFGKRVVREAIAHELARNGQVFFVHNRVQGIERMADFIRNLVPEARVGVAHGQLKEDKIEDVMTKFLAGNLNVLVTTTIIESGIDIPTANTIIINRADRFGLADLYQIKGRVGRSREKAYAYLLAPADEALSDTARKRLRAIQELSELGAGFRIAAQDLETRGAGNLLGKQQSGHIAAVGIDLYTQMMEEAMAELRGETVSEVPDTLITMRASAFIPEDYISDVSLRLAAYKEISSMSLETELKDLADELRDRYGELPEPTANLLEIMSIKLIAKKAGVARIDAGKNIVNITFTVNAGISPDRVMTLLKRNKGRIKLVPEYTLQIALPDQTLRTASEAVKKCLQELV, from the coding sequence ATGAAGACCCTGCGCGACATCATCCAGCCGGTGCTCTGCGATATCCAGGCCGGGCACAAAACCGTTGAAGTAAGCGAACTCTGGGGGGCTGCGAAGGCCTTTTTTTTATTCGGTCTCCAGCACGAATCACGCCGACCGGTCATTATCGTGACCGCCACAGAGGAAGAAGCAGAAACGCTTGCTGAGGACCTGCGGTTTTTTTCCGGGCAGAAGAACCTGTTCACCACGGAGGCTGCAGAGGGAACAACACCGCTAGAAAATCCCCCTGTATCCCCCTTCCCCGATAAAACCATTCGAGGACAAGTTTCCAAAGGGGGAGAAATAAATGCCCCCCCTTTAGCAAAGGGGGGAGGGGGGGGATTTGAAATATTCCTCTTTCCTGCCTGGGGCGTGCTTCCCTTTGAGGCGGACTCGCCCGACAGCCGCACCGTGGGCGAGCGCATGCGCTTCCTGTACAGCCTCATCTCCGGCAGCCCGGGGATCTTCGTGGCGCCGGTCACGTCCCTGATGCAGAAGCTTCCGCCCTGGGAGCTTTTCGTTGATTCAATAAAAACCATAACCACCCAAACACAGATCAATCCCGACGGCCTCATTGCCGCGCTGGTTGCCACGGGCTACGAATCAGCCTCCCTGGTCACGCGCGTAGGCGAGTTCAGCAGGCGCGGCGGGATCATTGATTTCTTCTCGCCATTGCATGAGAACCCGGTCCGCATGGAATTCTTCGGCGACGCGATCGAGTCCCTGCGCGAGTTCGATCCCGAAACCCAGCGCTCCACGGGAGAGATCCGGGAGGCGGTGGTGCTGCCGGTGCGGGAACTGATCCTCAATGAGAAGGGGATCGAACGATTCAAAAAAAGACTTCAGATAACCACGGATGAAAACGGTTTCACAACAGACGAACGTATCAATCAAATACAGCAGGGCATCCTCCCGCCAGGCGGCGAGTTCCTCGCCCCGTTCTTCTACGAGATGGAGAGCCTGTTCCACTATCTGCCCGTAAACAGTCTCTTCGCGCTCATCGAGCCCGATGATCTGAAAAAAGAGCTCGAGGACCAGATCAGAAAGAGAGAAGAGGGCAGACACGAAGAGAAAGAAGAGGGGAGAATACTGCCGGAGGTCGCCGAGCTGTATCTTGACCGGAAGGGGATAGAGGCCGGGCTTTCAAAGTTCCCCTTGCTCAACATCCGCCTGCTCGGCTCAGGAGCGGGGCATCGCATGGACACGAAATCCTCGTCCTGGCTCAGCGTTCGCCTCACGAAGCCGATCGAGCGGGAGCAGCGCGAGCAGGAGCAGAGGCCTGTTGAAGGCACGATGGCCGGGCTCGTGGAAAAGCTGAAACGGCTGAGAGAGTTCAACCGTGTCGCGCTCGTATGCGGCACGGACGAGGCCGCGGCGCGGCTAAAAAAACTGTTCATGGAATACGGCCTCGGCGTTGCGCTCGGCCCGCATCTTCCTGACCAGCAGTCCGGGCCATGGCCGATCATGGCAATGATCGGCAGGCTGTCGGATGGGTTCGCCTGGCAGGAGCTGGGCGTCGCGCTGATCACCGAAGAAGAGATCTTCGGCAGGAAAGTGCATTCCGCCAGAGGCGGAACGCCAAGATCCAAAGTCGCTCCGTTCCTCTCGACGTTCAAAGAGCTCAAGCCCGGAGACTTCGTGGTCCATACCGACTACGGCGTTGGCGAATACCAGGGCCTGACGCACCTCAGCGTTGACGAGTTCGAGACAGACTTTCTCACGCTCCGCTATGAACCGGACGCGAAATTATACGTTCCTCTTTACAGCCTCGACAAGGTCCAAAAGTATATTGGAATAGAAGGTTCGGCCCCGAAGCTCGACAAGCTCGGAGCGCCCGCGTGGGCACGGACAAAAGAGAAAGCACGGAAGGACATCCTCGAGATGGCCCAGCAGCTCGTGGCCATCTATGCCGCGCGCGAGGCCATGCAGCGGCCGTCCTTTTCGCCGCCGGACAACCTTTACCGCGAGTTCGAGTCCGCGTTCCCCTATGAGGAGACACCGGACCAGCAGAAGGCGATCGAGGACGTGCTCGCGGACATGCAGCGCCCCCGGCCCATGGACCGGGTCGTGTGCGGTGACGTGGGGTATGGAAAGACCGAGGTCGCGCTGCGGGCCGCGTTCAAGGCCGTGGAGGACGGGTATCAGGCCGCGGTGCTCGTACCCACGACGCTGCTTGCGGACCAGCACTTTCGCACCTTCTCCCAGCGGCTTGCGCCCTTTTCGGTCCGCGTGGACATGCTTTCGCGCTTTCGGACAAAAGCAGAACAGAAGGAAACCCTCAAGGGCTTGAAGAGCGGCACCGTGGACATGGTCATCGGCACGCATCGCCTGATCCAGAAGGACATTCTTTTCAAGAACCTCGGACTGCTCGTGGTGGATGAGGAGCACAAGTTCGGCGTCAAGCACAAGGAGCGCATCAAGGAATTCAAGAAGCTTGTGGACGTGCTCACGCTTACGGCCACCCCGATCCCGCGCACGCTCCACATGTCGCTCGCGGGCATCCGGGACCTCTCGATCATCCAGACGCCGCCGCTCGACCGCCAGGCCATTCAGGTGGTGCTCGCGCGCTTCGGCAAACGCGTGGTCCGCGAGGCGATCGCGCACGAGCTCGCGAGAAACGGCCAGGTATTCTTCGTGCACAACCGGGTCCAGGGCATCGAGCGCATGGCCGACTTCATCCGGAACCTGGTGCCCGAGGCAAGGGTGGGTGTGGCGCATGGCCAGCTCAAGGAAGACAAGATCGAGGACGTGATGACGAAGTTCCTTGCCGGGAACCTGAACGTGCTGGTGACCACGACGATCATCGAATCCGGCATCGACATCCCGACCGCCAATACGATCATCATCAACCGCGCGGACCGCTTCGGTCTGGCGGACCTGTATCAGATCAAAGGCAGGGTCGGCCGGAGCAGGGAGAAGGCCTATGCCTATCTGCTGGCCCCGGCGGACGAAGCGCTCTCTGACACGGCGCGCAAGCGTCTCCGAGCGATCCAGGAGCTGTCCGAGCTCGGCGCCGGGTTCCGCATCGCGGCGCAGGACCTCGAGACGCGCGGCGCCGGAAATCTGCTCGGCAAGCAGCAATCCGGCCATATCGCGGCCGTGGGCATCGACCTCTACACCCAGATGATGGAGGAGGCCATGGCGGAGCTGCGCGGCGAAACGGTTTCGGAAGTGCCGGACACGCTCATTACCATGCGCGCGTCGGCCTTTATACCCGAGGACTACATAAGCGACGTGAGCCTGCGGCTCGCGGCGTACAAGGAGATCTCGAGCATGAGCCTTGAAACGGAGCTGAAGGACCTCGCTGATGAGCTTCGCGACCGCTACGGTGAGCTGCCCGAGCCAACGGCGAACCTGCTCGAGATCATGTCCATCAAACTGATCGCCAAAAAGGCAGGTGTTGCGCGGATTGACGCGGGCAAGAACATCGTGAATATCACCTTTACCGTGAACGCGGGCATTTCGCCCGACCGGGTCATGACGCTCCTCAAAAGGAACAAGGGAAGGATCAAGCTTGTCCCGGAATATACGCTTCAGATCGCTTTGCCTGACCAGACGCTTCGGACCGCGTCGGAAGCGGTGAAAAAGTGCTTGCAGGAACTAGTGTAG
- a CDS encoding DNA replication protein DnaD: MNKENPTTTITPFERIRRTNSTGNEFFWSSRGFAQVLGYTDYRNFEAVIEKARTACFNSGQCVENHFVEITEMVGIGSGAQRPIWTVMLSRYACYLVI; encoded by the coding sequence ATGAATAAAGAAAATCCGACTACCACCATTACCCCATTTGAACGCATCCGCCGAACAAATTCGACAGGCAACGAATTCTTCTGGTCGAGCCGGGGTTTCGCCCAGGTGCTTGGATATACGGATTACCGCAACTTCGAAGCTGTCATCGAAAAAGCGCGCACTGCGTGTTTTAACAGCGGCCAATGTGTCGAAAACCATTTCGTTGAAATCACCGAAATGGTCGGCATTGGGAGCGGGGCGCAGCGTCCGATCTGGACGGTGATGCTGTCTCGTTATGCCTGTTATCTGGTCATCTGA
- a CDS encoding nucleotidyl transferase AbiEii/AbiGii toxin family protein, whose translation MIATHCFQKDWALAKRSELGGGDPTLIEKTVHAFALLCHLAHRGVPMVFKGGTSLILRLPRFRRLSIDIDILCPLPDNDLDTHLKQIALEPPFIRYEEDDRGHDRLPARRHFKFYYNSAVNNNSPEYVLLDVVKEEAQHPYVENIVIASSLFDVTGDIRVDVPVIESLLGDKLTAFAPCTVGVPCTPDYAMQVMKQLFDVGVLFDVASDFGRVAQAYDAIFAAENMYRDGAHTVEAALNDSIETARLIGHFGLKGSAQNEQQILLERGRSSLTSHLCGTSFSGAQAKVAAAKAAYLATCLRDRNLDGIIRRRPFNPDGVGELREIVLPDLVLQRLRGGNPEAFYYWALALGLLS comes from the coding sequence ATGATTGCAACTCATTGTTTTCAAAAGGATTGGGCTTTAGCCAAACGCAGTGAGTTAGGCGGCGGCGATCCCACATTAATAGAGAAAACAGTCCACGCCTTTGCTCTTCTTTGCCATCTGGCGCACAGAGGCGTGCCCATGGTTTTTAAGGGCGGAACCAGCCTGATTCTCAGATTGCCACGATTCAGACGCCTTTCGATCGACATAGATATTCTTTGTCCTCTGCCTGATAACGATCTCGACACTCATCTAAAACAGATTGCCTTAGAGCCGCCATTCATTCGATACGAAGAAGACGACCGGGGGCATGACCGCTTGCCTGCGCGGCGGCATTTCAAATTCTATTACAACTCAGCAGTCAACAATAATTCACCTGAATACGTTCTTCTTGATGTTGTCAAAGAGGAGGCTCAGCATCCCTATGTGGAGAACATAGTCATTGCATCGTCTCTGTTTGACGTGACGGGTGACATTCGGGTTGATGTGCCGGTTATTGAGAGTCTTCTCGGTGATAAACTTACTGCTTTTGCACCGTGTACCGTCGGCGTTCCTTGCACACCCGATTATGCGATGCAGGTGATGAAGCAGTTATTTGATGTTGGTGTCCTGTTCGATGTAGCTTCCGATTTTGGAAGGGTCGCACAGGCATACGATGCAATTTTTGCAGCTGAAAATATGTATCGCGATGGGGCACATACGGTCGAGGCTGCTCTCAACGATAGTATCGAGACGGCACGGCTCATTGGTCACTTTGGCCTCAAAGGGTCAGCGCAAAATGAACAGCAAATTTTGCTTGAACGGGGCAGATCTTCTCTGACCAGTCATCTGTGCGGGACCTCTTTTTCGGGCGCGCAGGCAAAAGTAGCTGCAGCAAAAGCAGCATATCTTGCGACATGTTTAAGAGATCGGAACTTAGATGGGATAATACGAAGAAGACCATTTAATCCGGACGGCGTCGGCGAATTGCGCGAAATTGTTTTGCCTGACCTCGTTCTTCAGAGATTGCGGGGTGGCAATCCCGAAGCTTTCTATTACTGGGCGCTCGCATTAGGACTGTTATCGTGA
- a CDS encoding Eco57I restriction-modification methylase domain-containing protein, protein MAVNASQEIREKIKSALVDFDTKPLNTAARALFDVLGYNSQRDERVLKISSNDDFLHWLNASGIGGKLTDKDRSELFSSVKSLHFLFQLTDADIREKIGPVQGSLFDSSTAVDRAKIESYLFFAVSLNPGVPRTRTALAKIVRLINKPLPMPALVLFRHGETLTLGVINRRLNLKAADKDVLEKVTVIKDISIKSPHRAHTEILFDLSFSELRREPGFENFVQLHNAWKKTLNIQTLNEGFFRKIRNWFYWARLNASFPEGAKKDADGRDSESVIRLLTRMIFCWFLREKNLIPDELFSERSIEALLDKWKAAEIGQDAEGRYYKAILQNLFFATLSTPIEERKFRTNYSYKGRNKHYGDQRFFRHCGLISEKAPVEDLYKSIPFLNGGLFENLDEIPGQGDPSITKEKRIDGFSDVEQKQPAVPDFLFFGIEKPVPEIAELLGEKTAPLAMGLLNIFRDYKFTIEENTPLEEDIALDPELLGRAFENLLAAVNPETGTVARKSTGSFYTPREIVNYMVDEAIVRYLLEAVSAKGNHAPDLEEKLRQLVSEDLELQPFNEQETDTIISIVSRLRVLDPACGSGAFPMGVLHRLVHILRKLDPGNTRWKETKLATLPPEMRQKAEDVFHSESFDYSRKLELIKDCIYGVDIQPTAIQISKLRFFLSLVIEQHAGNSIRPLPNLETKFVCANVLLGGTHPDGWSLFQHQVEQKEKEILVVRSKYFYAMTKAEKDACRNEDRRLRKEMSDFIEQLGGSDAHALASVVADWDPYKSGTVAEYFDPESMFGVSDGFDITIGNPPYVRADEQSEWNQKQRRQVVASKEYETLWEKWDLFVPFIERSFKLLRPGGVSTLIVSDAFCHAKYAQKPQNWFLQNARVVRLDFCSDLKIFDAAVHNLIYFFQRTDGSHNIPDRRVHKDEFGNVEKLSSDEQVKLTYRAFFPDAASSGHVNSSSITLSQICYISKGMVVSSDERRAQGAFRMEDVVSELKDEEHPKKFAEGKHLSSWLPSCTKWLEWGTKRAPSLFSRPTFRELHEVAEKILVQRSPGPDPKCCYDDQQIHFTESTVGFVSWHMLADVRNRSLQKVARYRGEKRRPDLPMREDLEAISNRFAAKYLVAVMNSSAARAFLRSNRRSNIHLYPDDWKKLPIPDVPKDKQTPIVHIVDQILTLRRGNPEADIAELEARVDRMVTELYGIGVHVAHIDAVLPAMTAEIYVSSESGRKQLLRDQVLPELRLKGPYFSVEVLKRILKERKETIESTTLNRYLVELVDGGFIFDAGRGWYSFLKDPAMLNKDSVKELVSEVRKEFPLLRFAAWSTDQFNPWLHHLIGQPVILLHVEKDAMKDVAARLEEKNWKIALNPRGGHAQVTPQPRVVVIRSLHSAAPEAADGYAKPEQALVELGLEVEALNLISAAEYRAMASRLVGEQHVSVATLLNYGAKRRLEPKDIFDNQLAALFKEFAVN, encoded by the coding sequence ATGGCAGTAAATGCGTCACAAGAAATAAGAGAAAAGATAAAATCAGCGCTTGTCGATTTCGACACAAAGCCGCTCAATACGGCTGCGCGCGCTTTATTCGACGTTCTTGGTTACAATAGCCAACGCGACGAACGAGTTTTGAAAATATCTTCAAATGATGATTTCTTGCATTGGTTGAATGCTTCCGGGATCGGCGGCAAGTTGACGGATAAAGATAGAAGCGAACTCTTTTCATCGGTAAAGAGTCTCCACTTTCTGTTCCAGCTGACCGACGCGGACATCAGAGAAAAAATCGGGCCTGTTCAAGGTTCTCTCTTCGATTCCTCAACGGCTGTCGATAGGGCTAAGATTGAAAGTTACCTGTTCTTCGCGGTATCTCTGAATCCAGGCGTTCCGCGTACCCGCACAGCTCTTGCCAAAATCGTACGTCTTATAAACAAGCCGCTCCCGATGCCCGCTCTTGTCCTCTTCCGGCATGGAGAAACACTTACCCTTGGAGTAATCAACCGAAGGCTAAATTTAAAGGCAGCGGACAAGGATGTCCTGGAGAAGGTCACCGTCATCAAGGATATCAGCATCAAGAGCCCCCACCGGGCGCATACTGAAATACTTTTTGACCTTTCTTTTTCCGAGCTTCGCCGAGAACCGGGGTTCGAGAACTTTGTTCAGCTGCATAACGCATGGAAAAAGACACTCAACATCCAAACCCTCAATGAAGGCTTCTTCCGGAAGATACGCAACTGGTTCTACTGGGCTCGGTTGAATGCCAGCTTCCCGGAGGGCGCGAAAAAGGACGCCGACGGCCGCGATTCGGAATCCGTGATCCGGCTGCTCACGCGCATGATCTTCTGCTGGTTTCTGCGCGAAAAGAACCTTATCCCCGATGAACTCTTCTCGGAACGATCAATCGAAGCTTTGCTCGACAAATGGAAAGCCGCGGAGATCGGGCAGGATGCCGAAGGCCGCTACTACAAGGCAATTCTTCAGAATCTGTTCTTTGCCACTCTCAGCACACCGATTGAAGAGCGTAAATTCAGAACGAATTACTCATACAAAGGCAGGAACAAACATTACGGTGATCAGCGGTTCTTTCGCCATTGCGGCCTGATCTCGGAAAAAGCTCCGGTCGAAGATTTGTATAAGTCGATTCCCTTCCTGAACGGCGGCCTCTTTGAGAATCTTGATGAGATTCCGGGGCAGGGCGATCCCTCTATCACGAAAGAAAAACGCATCGATGGTTTCTCCGATGTCGAGCAGAAACAGCCGGCTGTTCCGGACTTTCTCTTCTTCGGGATTGAAAAACCGGTCCCAGAAATAGCCGAACTCCTTGGCGAGAAAACGGCCCCGTTGGCGATGGGCCTGCTCAACATCTTCCGGGATTACAAATTTACGATTGAGGAGAATACCCCGCTCGAAGAAGACATTGCGCTTGATCCGGAACTCCTCGGCCGGGCGTTTGAGAATCTGCTGGCAGCGGTTAACCCCGAGACCGGCACGGTTGCCCGGAAATCGACCGGTTCCTTCTACACGCCCCGCGAGATCGTCAACTACATGGTTGACGAGGCGATTGTTCGCTATCTGTTAGAAGCGGTGAGTGCAAAAGGGAATCACGCACCCGATCTTGAAGAAAAACTGCGCCAACTGGTTTCAGAAGACCTTGAGTTGCAGCCCTTTAATGAACAGGAAACCGACACAATTATTTCGATCGTCAGCCGCCTGAGAGTCCTTGATCCCGCCTGCGGGTCCGGCGCGTTCCCGATGGGCGTTCTTCATCGTCTCGTTCATATTCTGCGTAAGCTCGATCCCGGCAACACCCGTTGGAAAGAAACAAAACTCGCCACTTTGCCGCCTGAGATGCGTCAGAAGGCCGAAGACGTTTTTCATTCCGAATCATTCGACTACTCGCGCAAGCTGGAACTGATCAAGGATTGCATATACGGCGTTGATATTCAGCCGACGGCCATTCAGATCAGCAAACTGCGTTTTTTCCTGTCCCTGGTTATTGAACAGCACGCCGGGAATTCCATCAGGCCACTCCCCAATCTTGAAACAAAGTTCGTGTGCGCAAACGTATTGCTTGGAGGGACTCACCCTGACGGTTGGTCTCTGTTCCAGCATCAGGTCGAGCAAAAGGAAAAAGAGATTCTCGTTGTTCGTTCCAAATATTTCTACGCTATGACGAAAGCTGAAAAAGACGCTTGTCGAAACGAGGATCGCCGTCTGCGGAAAGAGATGAGCGACTTTATCGAACAACTCGGCGGAAGCGACGCGCACGCGCTTGCTTCGGTCGTCGCGGATTGGGACCCTTACAAAAGCGGCACAGTGGCCGAGTATTTTGACCCGGAGTCCATGTTCGGCGTTTCAGACGGCTTCGATATCACCATCGGCAATCCGCCGTATGTCCGGGCCGATGAACAGTCGGAATGGAACCAAAAACAACGTCGGCAGGTAGTTGCGAGTAAAGAGTATGAAACTCTCTGGGAGAAGTGGGACCTCTTCGTTCCATTTATAGAGCGGAGCTTCAAACTTCTTAGGCCCGGTGGAGTCTCCACGCTGATTGTTTCGGATGCTTTCTGCCATGCAAAATATGCTCAGAAACCACAGAACTGGTTCCTACAAAACGCGCGCGTCGTTCGCCTCGACTTTTGTAGCGATCTAAAGATATTTGATGCTGCAGTTCATAATCTTATATATTTCTTCCAAAGAACAGACGGTAGCCATAATATTCCTGATCGCCGTGTTCATAAAGACGAGTTCGGGAATGTAGAGAAGCTATCGAGTGACGAGCAAGTGAAGTTGACATATAGGGCCTTCTTCCCAGATGCGGCTAGTAGCGGGCATGTTAATTCATCAAGTATTACATTGTCACAGATTTGTTACATAAGCAAGGGAATGGTCGTTTCCTCTGATGAACGGCGTGCACAGGGTGCATTTCGCATGGAGGATGTCGTTTCAGAATTGAAAGATGAAGAGCATCCAAAGAAATTTGCAGAGGGAAAGCATCTATCCTCGTGGTTGCCAAGTTGCACTAAATGGTTGGAGTGGGGAACAAAGCGAGCGCCAAGCCTGTTTAGTCGCCCAACATTTCGAGAGTTGCATGAGGTCGCCGAAAAGATTCTTGTACAGCGTAGCCCGGGTCCCGATCCAAAATGTTGCTATGACGACCAACAAATTCACTTCACTGAAAGTACGGTTGGCTTTGTTTCATGGCATATGCTCGCAGATGTCCGAAATCGATCACTCCAAAAAGTTGCCCGATATCGCGGAGAGAAGCGGCGTCCTGATCTGCCTATGCGAGAAGATTTAGAGGCAATAAGCAATCGATTTGCCGCAAAGTATCTTGTTGCAGTAATGAACTCTTCGGCAGCGCGCGCATTTCTTAGGTCAAACCGCCGTAGCAATATTCATCTTTATCCTGATGACTGGAAAAAACTTCCAATCCCTGACGTTCCTAAAGACAAGCAAACACCGATCGTTCATATCGTTGACCAGATTCTTACTCTTCGCCGGGGAAATCCCGAAGCTGATATTGCCGAGCTTGAGGCAAGGGTTGATCGCATGGTAACGGAATTGTACGGGATCGGCGTACACGTTGCCCATATCGATGCGGTCTTGCCGGCGATGACAGCCGAGATATATGTGTCCAGTGAATCCGGAAGGAAGCAGTTGTTGCGCGATCAGGTATTGCCCGAGTTGCGTTTAAAGGGGCCATATTTCAGCGTAGAAGTTCTGAAAAGGATTTTGAAGGAACGCAAAGAGACCATAGAATCTACGACACTAAATCGATATCTCGTCGAGTTGGTTGATGGCGGCTTTATCTTTGATGCCGGTCGCGGCTGGTATTCATTCTTAAAAGATCCGGCAATGTTAAATAAGGATTCCGTCAAGGAACTTGTGTCGGAGGTTCGCAAAGAATTTCCTTTGCTGCGCTTCGCCGCGTGGTCAACTGACCAGTTCAATCCCTGGCTGCATCATTTGATCGGTCAACCCGTGATTCTTCTTCATGTTGAAAAAGACGCCATGAAGGACGTTGCCGCTCGTCTTGAGGAAAAGAACTGGAAAATTGCGCTCAATCCGCGCGGAGGCCATGCACAGGTTACTCCGCAACCGCGCGTTGTGGTCATCAGGTCGCTTCATTCAGCTGCGCCGGAAGCAGCGGACGGTTACGCGAAGCCGGAGCAGGCGCTTGTTGAATTGGGGCTTGAAGTTGAAGCGCTAAACCTGATATCGGCAGCCGAATATCGTGCAATGGCTTCGCGGTTAGTCGGGGAACAGCATGTTTCAGTCGCTACCTTATTGAATTATGGGGCAAAGAGGCGCTTAGAACCTAAGGATATTTTCGATAATCAATTAGCGGCACTTTTTAAGGAATTTGCCGTTAATTGA